One Chloroflexota bacterium DNA segment encodes these proteins:
- a CDS encoding NAD-dependent epimerase/dehydratase family protein — protein sequence MERRTVLITGAAGRWGRRLARQLAKFPIVRVIGLDITPPERPIDGVEYIQADLRNPLLVELLRTEKVEGILHMVFTSGLSGGRGLLSPEDAFQTNVMGTMEVLAAANAADVKQVVIKSTTMVYGAHVDNPLYLHENAPLRGTDGKPLLRHRYEIERFIADFRRNHAMNIAVLRFPGIVGASGASSTMRYLGQPTPPTLLGFDPLMQIVHEADVIGSLLHALVAEANGVFNVAADGVMPLSQMIRRVGRQPLPIFHPLAYAAGRFSFVRHNRLANQIMPFELDYLRFPWVADTTAMRGELNYEPRHTAEEALDAFRSSLRLKSYSDLLPKRKAYDGIQAFLNRRRQEDEA from the coding sequence GTGGAACGACGCACAGTGCTGATCACAGGGGCTGCTGGTCGCTGGGGACGGCGATTAGCCCGCCAATTGGCAAAATTTCCGATTGTGCGCGTGATTGGCCTTGATATTACTCCACCAGAACGCCCAATTGATGGCGTTGAGTATATTCAGGCCGATTTACGCAACCCATTGTTGGTCGAATTGCTTCGCACCGAGAAGGTCGAAGGCATTTTACACATGGTCTTTACCTCTGGTTTATCTGGAGGTCGCGGCCTGCTTTCGCCCGAAGATGCCTTTCAAACCAATGTGATGGGCACAATGGAGGTTTTGGCGGCGGCAAACGCTGCTGATGTTAAACAAGTGGTAATCAAAAGCACAACCATGGTTTATGGGGCGCACGTTGATAACCCCTTGTATTTGCATGAAAACGCGCCGCTGCGCGGCACTGATGGTAAGCCATTATTGCGCCATCGCTATGAAATCGAGCGTTTTATCGCCGATTTTCGGCGTAACCACGCCATGAATATCGCGGTTTTGCGCTTTCCAGGCATTGTTGGAGCCAGCGGCGCATCATCAACTATGCGCTACCTAGGCCAACCAACCCCACCAACCCTGCTTGGCTTTGACCCATTGATGCAAATTGTGCATGAGGCCGATGTGATTGGCTCCTTGCTGCATGCCTTGGTCGCTGAAGCCAATGGGGTGTTCAATGTTGCTGCCGATGGCGTGATGCCGCTGAGCCAAATGATTCGGCGGGTTGGTCGCCAACCGTTGCCAATTTTTCACCCCTTGGCCTACGCTGCTGGGCGGTTTAGCTTTGTGCGCCACAATCGGCTAGCCAACCAAATTATGCCTTTTGAATTAGATTATTTGCGCTTTCCTTGGGTTGCCGATACCACGGCCATGCGCGGCGAATTAAATTACGAGCCACGCCACACTGCCGAGGAAGCTCTCGATGCCTTCCGTAGCTCGTTGCGCTTGAAAAGCTACAGCGATTTATTGCCCAAACGCAAAGCCTACGATGGAATTCAAGCCTTTTTAAATCGTCGCCGTCAGGAGGATGAAGCATGA
- a CDS encoding acyltransferase family protein, giving the protein MSDQPQKRRRRAAGGADEAEQTIPVVDASTEETALAAADEYPVEPETPIEVVNIDNDLRRTSQTRIDSLLSALETEIRALPPSEDERESAIAEVIHLIRESLTRWPKKAIEMAVTTLKANINSDYLDADFWKGIGLVLRYQLDANADMVKRRWRGDYAVDEFGLDYELLDLAKPLLLFMYRKYWRVEAIGLENVPDSGRALLVCNHSGVLPWDGAMVGSALSFEHDAGRVLRNLHLSWFSSLPFISPLLSRLGQVQALPANAEALLERDELVGVFPEGLKGVGKLFKDRYRLARFGRGGFVKVAVKTGAPIIPVSIIGGEEIHPHLHNAKSVAKLLGFPYFPITPTFPWLGPLGLIPLPTKWTIVFGEPIETEQYGSKGAEDPLLISQLTEQVRTTIQNTLLDHLKDRSNIFV; this is encoded by the coding sequence ATGAGCGATCAACCCCAAAAACGTCGCCGTCGCGCTGCTGGCGGTGCTGATGAAGCCGAACAAACAATTCCGGTCGTCGATGCGAGCACTGAAGAAACTGCACTTGCAGCCGCCGATGAATATCCAGTCGAGCCTGAAACTCCAATTGAGGTCGTTAATATCGATAATGATCTGCGACGCACCAGCCAAACGCGGATCGATTCGTTACTCTCGGCATTAGAAACCGAAATTCGGGCCTTGCCACCATCGGAAGATGAACGCGAGAGCGCAATCGCCGAAGTGATTCATTTAATTCGTGAATCGCTGACCCGCTGGCCCAAAAAAGCAATCGAGATGGCCGTAACCACGCTCAAAGCCAATATCAACAGCGATTATCTTGATGCTGATTTTTGGAAAGGCATCGGCTTGGTGCTACGCTATCAGCTTGATGCCAACGCCGATATGGTCAAACGGCGCTGGCGTGGCGATTACGCGGTTGATGAATTTGGGCTGGATTATGAATTGCTCGATTTGGCCAAGCCGCTCTTGTTGTTTATGTACCGGAAATATTGGCGGGTCGAAGCAATTGGCCTCGAAAACGTCCCCGATTCAGGCCGCGCCTTGTTAGTTTGTAATCATTCCGGTGTGCTGCCGTGGGATGGGGCGATGGTTGGATCAGCACTCAGTTTTGAGCATGATGCTGGCCGCGTGTTGCGGAATTTGCATCTGAGCTGGTTCTCATCGTTGCCATTTATCTCGCCATTGCTCAGCCGTTTAGGCCAAGTTCAAGCATTACCAGCCAACGCCGAAGCGCTGCTAGAGCGTGATGAGTTGGTTGGGGTGTTTCCTGAAGGCTTGAAGGGTGTTGGCAAATTGTTCAAAGATCGCTATCGCTTGGCGCGGTTTGGGCGGGGTGGCTTTGTCAAAGTCGCGGTCAAAACTGGTGCTCCAATCATTCCGGTTTCGATTATCGGCGGCGAAGAAATTCACCCGCACTTGCATAATGCCAAGTCCGTAGCCAAACTCTTGGGCTTCCCTTATTTTCCAATCACACCAACCTTTCCATGGTTAGGGCCATTGGGCTTGATTCCTTTGCCCACCAAATGGACAATCGTGTTTGGCGAGCCAATCGAGACCGAGCAATATGGCTCGAAGGGTGCAGAAGATCCATTATTGATCTCACAATTGACCGAGCAAGTGCGCACGACCATCCAAAATACCTTGCTTGATCACCTCAAAGATCGCTCGAATATTTTCGTTTAG
- the greA gene encoding transcription elongation factor GreA → MTDKPFYLTKEGRAKLEAEIEELETTGRMEVAERIRQAKELGDISESGEYEDAKNKQAFLEGRIREIRNILNNAQMIEEDGDNREVRLGSSVTIRYEDGEEEEWMIVGAAEASPRDGKISNESPIGSALMGKRARQKATASTPSGIMKMTVLKIR, encoded by the coding sequence ATGACCGATAAGCCGTTTTATCTGACTAAAGAGGGTCGTGCGAAACTGGAAGCGGAAATTGAGGAACTTGAAACAACTGGCCGTATGGAAGTCGCCGAGCGGATTCGTCAAGCCAAAGAACTCGGCGATATTTCCGAAAGCGGTGAGTACGAAGATGCCAAAAATAAGCAGGCTTTCCTCGAAGGGCGCATCCGCGAAATCCGTAACATTTTAAATAACGCCCAAATGATTGAAGAAGATGGGGATAACCGCGAGGTACGGCTAGGGTCATCAGTCACGATTCGCTATGAAGACGGCGAAGAAGAAGAATGGATGATTGTCGGTGCTGCCGAAGCTAGCCCCCGCGATGGCAAAATCTCCAATGAATCGCCGATTGGCAGCGCTTTGATGGGTAAACGCGCCCGCCAAAAAGCCACCGCCAGCACCCCCAGCGGGATTATGAAAATGACAGTTCTCAAAATTCGCTAA
- a CDS encoding Fic family protein: MHYLKREDMLDIHGYLVERFGGRLGLNSLDRLIGLVVSQTQTCFGEELYPDLPAKIAALSYTLIKNRPFRAGNTATALLVALRLAHINDQTIEDIEGLSHELAAAARSERSQEQLLQWFNDHLIPGSLSIQPR; this comes from the coding sequence ATGCACTACTTAAAACGTGAAGATATGTTGGATATTCATGGCTATTTAGTTGAACGATTCGGCGGTCGGCTCGGACTCAACAGCCTTGATCGACTGATTGGTTTGGTGGTAAGTCAAACCCAGACCTGTTTTGGCGAGGAATTGTATCCCGATTTACCTGCCAAAATAGCCGCCCTGAGCTATACATTGATTAAAAATCGCCCGTTTCGCGCGGGCAATACTGCGACCGCCTTGTTAGTTGCCTTACGTTTAGCCCATATCAACGATCAAACCATCGAAGATATCGAGGGCTTGAGCCATGAACTCGCTGCCGCCGCGCGTTCCGAACGCAGCCAAGAGCAGCTTTTACAATGGTTCAACGATCATCTGATACCTGGCTCATTGTCAATTCAACCACGCTAG
- the lysS gene encoding lysine--tRNA ligase, whose protein sequence is MELNDLQQTRYGKLQALQAAGIEPYPARVPQRTHTLTAVREQFSALVEANATVTIMGRLRQRRVMGKSAFAHLNDDHGAFQIFLSKADVGDEPFKHFVDLTDLGDIIAVTGTLFTTKMGEPSVHVTSWTMLSKAITPPPDKREGQFSDQEARQRQRYVDLSANPEVREIFRIRARLITAMRRYLDERGFLEVETPVLQGIYGGAAARPFTTHHNQLHQDLYLRIATELYLKRLIVGGFDGVYEIGKNFRNEGVDRTHNPEFTMIEVYQAYGDYESIMQLTEGMIRFAAEQIFNSTSIEYQGQQIELGGSWQRLTMRDAIFEKTGVDIRECREFDTLWEAIREAGLKIERKPTWAKQVDELFSEFVEPELIQPTFITEYPQPLSPLAKRKADDPQFVERFELFMLGAEIANAFSELNDPFDQEQRFLEQGRDYAAGDDEAMQMDEDYLEALKVGMPPTGGLGIGIDRLCLLFTNQTTIREVIFFPHLRKQGEE, encoded by the coding sequence ATGGAATTAAACGATTTACAGCAAACACGCTATGGCAAGCTACAGGCGCTGCAAGCCGCTGGCATCGAGCCATATCCAGCCCGAGTGCCGCAACGCACGCATACATTAACCGCCGTGCGTGAGCAATTTTCGGCCTTGGTTGAGGCCAACGCCACGGTGACGATCATGGGGCGCTTGCGCCAACGTCGCGTTATGGGCAAATCAGCGTTCGCCCATTTAAATGACGATCATGGCGCGTTTCAAATTTTTCTCAGCAAAGCCGATGTCGGCGATGAGCCATTCAAGCATTTTGTTGATCTGACTGATCTTGGCGATATTATTGCGGTCACAGGTACGCTCTTTACCACCAAAATGGGCGAACCAAGCGTACATGTCACCAGCTGGACGATGCTCAGCAAGGCGATCACTCCGCCACCCGACAAGCGCGAAGGTCAATTTAGCGACCAAGAAGCTCGCCAACGCCAACGTTATGTTGACTTATCAGCCAATCCCGAAGTTCGCGAAATCTTCCGGATTCGCGCTCGTTTGATCACGGCAATGCGGCGCTACCTCGATGAACGCGGCTTTTTGGAAGTTGAAACGCCAGTATTGCAGGGGATTTATGGTGGCGCAGCGGCGCGACCATTCACCACCCATCATAATCAACTGCACCAAGATTTATACCTGCGGATCGCCACTGAGCTCTATTTGAAGCGCTTGATCGTTGGCGGCTTCGATGGCGTGTATGAAATTGGCAAAAACTTCCGCAACGAAGGCGTTGATCGCACCCACAACCCCGAATTTACTATGATCGAGGTCTATCAAGCCTACGGTGATTATGAATCGATTATGCAATTAACCGAGGGAATGATTCGCTTTGCTGCTGAGCAAATTTTCAACAGCACCAGCATCGAATACCAAGGGCAGCAGATCGAGCTTGGTGGTTCGTGGCAGCGCTTGACCATGCGCGATGCCATTTTTGAAAAAACAGGGGTTGATATTCGCGAGTGCCGCGAATTTGATACACTATGGGAAGCAATTCGCGAAGCTGGCCTGAAAATTGAGCGCAAGCCAACTTGGGCCAAGCAAGTTGATGAGCTATTTAGTGAGTTTGTTGAGCCTGAGTTGATTCAGCCAACGTTTATCACCGAATATCCTCAGCCACTTTCGCCTTTAGCCAAACGCAAAGCCGATGATCCACAGTTTGTCGAGCGCTTTGAGCTATTTATGCTTGGAGCCGAAATTGCCAACGCCTTCAGCGAATTAAACGATCCCTTCGATCAAGAGCAACGTTTCTTGGAGCAAGGCCGCGATTATGCTGCTGGCGATGACGAAGCCATGCAAATGGACGAAGATTATCTTGAGGCGCTCAAAGTTGGCATGCCACCAACTGGCGGCTTGGGCATCGGGATTGATCGGCTGTGTCTATTATTTACCAATCAAACGACGATTCGTGAAGTAATCTTCTTCCCGCATTTGCGCAAGCAGGGCGAGGAGTAG